DNA from Tistrella bauzanensis:
CGGGCCATCAGCGCGCAATCCCGTTGAAACCAACGGAATCATCGCACCGCTCGCACGCTGGGGAAAGTCCGACAGGCTGCTAGCCGGCGGACGACATGGCCGGCGCCATCCAGCGCTGCCGCGACGCGCGCGGCGGCACCCGGATACCACAGCGCCCGCCGGGGTGCTGCCGCCATCACCCGCTCCACCGCGGCCAGCAGCCGGTTGCCCGCGGGCCAGTCCTGCGGCAGAACCAGCATCTGGCAGGCAATGCAGTTGAAGCCGGCATTGTGGAGCTTCTGGCTGGCGATGTTTTCGGCCTGAAACGCGATATCGGCGGCGCTCCACGGCCCCGGCACCACGATGGTCGGCGACACGCAGCCCAGTTCCGCCGTCACCGGGCTCGGATTGGCCGGCGCGTCGGCGGCGCGGTTACGCTGGCCCGTGGCACCGCTGCCCCAGACGATCGCCCCCCAGGTGGCAGCCGATCCGGTGACATGGATGTCGGCGATGCGTGGATGCCGGCACAGCCACGCCCCAACTGCGCCATCGCCGCTGACGATCGCCAGCGCATCACGCGCGATCAGCGGCGCGAATACCCGCTCCAGCACCGGCTTCATCGCGTCCAGAACCGGGTTCAGTTTCAACACCACCACCGCATGGTCGATCAGCAGCTTGTGCAGACAGTCCAGCGGCGCGATGGCGGTGATGTTGCCGGCCCCCAGAACCAGCGAGACCCAGCCGCTCCGAGAGGCCGGGGGGGATGACTGGCTGGCGGCGACATGATCTTTCAACCCAAGAGCGGTGATGCCCGGACGCATCCAGACCTCGGCCTTGACGCCGCTGAACAGTACTTTATCCCAATGGGTTGCCGGTAGAACCTCGACCGCTAGCTGACCGTTGGGCAGGGCCCGCGTCTTCAACCCGCGCAGATGCCGGGGCCGGGTGCCCGCACCTTTTGCGGCATCGGCCGCCAGACCGCGCAGGGTGTGGAGATAGTCGTTGCAGCCGCTCATCAGCGCATAGGGGCCCGATTGCCATTCCTCGCCCAGCGCCGCCGCCTCGGCTGTCAGTTGCTTGGCGGTTGCCGCCGCCCGGACCCA
Protein-coding regions in this window:
- a CDS encoding aldehyde dehydrogenase family protein, translating into MMDSLSHEHTAPAAPDAGALSDAGAPPGALILNDRIARLEAASTAWAQTTLADRIGVIEAVRDALMAAAEDWVRAAATAKQLTAEAAALGEEWQSGPYALMSGCNDYLHTLRGLAADAAKGAGTRPRHLRGLKTRALPNGQLAVEVLPATHWDKVLFSGVKAEVWMRPGITALGLKDHVAASQSSPPASRSGWVSLVLGAGNITAIAPLDCLHKLLIDHAVVVLKLNPVLDAMKPVLERVFAPLIARDALAIVSGDGAVGAWLCRHPRIADIHVTGSAATWGAIVWGSGATGQRNRAADAPANPSPVTAELGCVSPTIVVPGPWSAADIAFQAENIASQKLHNAGFNCIACQMLVLPQDWPAGNRLLAAVERVMAAAPRRALWYPGAAARVAAALDGAGHVVRRLAACRTFPSVRAVR